In Nicotiana tabacum cultivar K326 chromosome 21, ASM71507v2, whole genome shotgun sequence, one DNA window encodes the following:
- the LOC142175201 gene encoding uncharacterized protein LOC142175201 — protein MTIQHVPRKENKKADVLAALASLLTLPNQAQVTICQKWVVPPLGEDVSEEGKIEHLVGVYEAEKEDWRQHIIDYLSYGILPENPRRRTEICHRALCFLFCKDAIYRRSFEGVILLYLGEDEELQALEEAHYGICGSH, from the coding sequence ATGACTATTCAACATGTGcctagaaaagaaaacaagaaggctGATGTTTTAGCTGCTCTAGCTTCATTGTTAACTCTGCCTAATCAAGCACAAGTTActatctgccaaaaatgggtagtaccacCGCTAGGTGAAGATGTAAGTGAAGAAGGTAAGATTGAGCATTTGGTTGGTGTTTATGAAGCTGAGAAGGAAGATTGGCGACAACACATAATTGACTACTTAAGTTATGGGATACTCCCAGAAAATCCAAGAAGAAGGACTGAAATCTGTCATCGCGCACTGTGTTTCCTTTTCTGCAAGGATGCTATATACAGAAGATCATTCGAGGGAGTAATCTTGCTATACTTGGGGGAAGATGAAGAACTCCAAGCTTTGGAAGAAGCACATTATGGAATATGTGGGTCACATTAG